In Marinibacterium anthonyi, the DNA window CGACACCCTGCTGCCGGACGAATGGCGCGGCTACCTGTTCGGCAACGGCAGTTTCGATCTGAAGAACCGGTTCCGGCTGGATTTCGATGTCTCGATGGCCTCGGACGACGCCTATCTGAAGGAATACGGGATTTCCGACGCCGACCGCCTGCGCCGCGAGATCGAGCTGAGCCGGTCGGACCGCGACAGTTTCTTCGGCGCCTCGGCGGTGAACTTCACCTCGCTGCGCGACAGCGAGGATGCCGCGCTGCAGCCCACCAGCATGCTTGACGTGCGCTACCAGCGCCGCAGCTACCCGTCCTGGCTGGGAGGCGAGCTGCGCACCACCCTGGTCGGCCATTCCCATGCCCGCGAATCCGACGAGGACATCATCGGCCGCGACATGACCCGCACCACCGCCGAAATGATGTACCTGCACAGCTACTTCCTGCCGAACGGTCTGCGGACGGATCTGCGGGCGGGGGTGGCCGGCGACCTGTTCTTCATCCGCCAGGACAGCACCCAGAACGACACCGAGGCGGTGCTGACCCCGCAGACCGCGCTGACGCTGCGCTATCCGATGATCAAGCAGACCGCCGGCGGGTCGCACCTGCTGGAACCCATCGTCCAGGTCGCCTGGTCGGACGTGACGGGCGATGACGTGCCCAACGACGAAAGCAACCTGGTCGAATTCGACGACGGCAACCTGCTGGCCCTGTCGCGGTTTCCCTCCGACGACCAGCGCGAGGACGGGCTGGTCTTTGCCTACGGCCTGAACTGGACCCGCACGCCGCGCGGCAAGGGCTGGGGCGCGCATGCAAGCTTTGGCCAGATCCTGCGCGACTTCAGCTCTTCGGAATTTTCCAGCTCGTCCGGTCTGTCGGGCAACAGGTCCGATTTCCTGGTCGCAGGCCAGCTGCTTTACAGCGACGACCTTACGCTGACGGCCCGCAGCCTGTTCGACGACAGCTTCGATTTCACCAAGGCCGAGGTCATCGGGACATGGGACACCGGGCGCAGCACGCTGCAGGGCAGCTACCTGTGGCTGGTGGCGGACGAAGCCGAGGGCCGCAGCGACGACGCGCACGAGATCTTCCTGGATGGCGCCTACGAGATCAACCGGCACTGGACCGCCTCGGCCAACTGGCGTTATGACATCGCCGAAGAAAGCCCGACCCGGGCCGGCGTCGGCCTGGGCTACATAAACGAATGTGTCGAGCTTGAGCTGACCGTCGATCGCCGGTTCACCTCTTCGACAACGGTTGAGCCTTCCACGATTTTCGGCTTTACCATCGCGCTACGCGGGTTCGGAACCGCCGACGGAGCAGAAAGATACACGTCCACATGCCAAAAGTCCTGATCAGAGCGCTGCGCGCGCTGTCCGTCAGCGCCGGTCTTGCCGCCGCGATCTCGCCCGCGGCCCTGACCGCGCAGAACCTGTTCGCCCCCGCCATCACCGTGAACGGCGACGTGGTCAGCCGGTACGAGCTGAACCAGCGCGAACAATTCCTGCGCCTTCTCGGCGCGCCGTCGGATCCCGCGAAACTGGCGCAGGATCAGCTGATCGAGGACCGCCTGAAGTTCCGGGCCGCCAACGAATACGGCGTTACCGTCTCGCCCGAGGACCTCAGGGCCGGGATGGAGGAATTCGCCGGTCGCGCCAATCTCAGCTCGGACGAATTCGTCGGCCGGCTGTCCGAGGCGGGCGTGTCCGAACAGACCTTCCGCGATTTCGTCCAGGTCGGCGTGCTCTGGCGCGACGTGGTGCGCGGCCGGTTCCTGTCGCAGGCCCGGCCTTCGGATGCCGAAATCGACCGCGCCATGGGCGCCGGCGGCCGGGGCGGCCTGCGGGTGCTGCTGTCGGAAATCGTGATGCCGCTGACGCCGGAAAACCAGGACGCCGTGCGCGCAAGGGCCGAGGAAATCGCGCAGATCAAGAGCATCGACGCGTTTTCGGCCCAGGCCCGCGAAGTGTCGGCCACCAACACACGTGACCAGGGCGGCCGCATGGACTGGGTGGCGCTGAACGATCTGCCGCCCGCGCTGCGGCCGGCGATCCTGGCGTTGTCGCCGGGCGACGTGACCCCGCCGCTGCAGCTGCCGAACGCCGTCGCGCTGTTCCAGCTGCGCGACATCGGCGAGATCACCGGCAAGTCGACATCCTATTCCGCCATCGATTACGCGATGTACTTCATCCCCGGCGGGCGCACCGCCGAGGCGCTGTCGGCCGGCCAGCAGATCGCCAACAGCGTCGACACCTGCGACGATTTCTACGGCCTCGCCAAGGGCCAGCCCGCAGGCACGCTGCAACGCCAGTCGCAGGCGCCGGCGCAGATCCCCAGCGACGTTGCCGTGGAACTGGCCAAGCTCGACCCGGGCGAAACATCTCTGGCGCTGACCCGCAACAACGGCCAGTCGCTGATGCTGCTGATGCTTTGCGGCCGCACCGCCACCGCCAACGAAGACGCCTCGCGCGAACAGGTGGCCAATGCCCTGACCGCACAGCGGCTCGAAGCCTATGCCAGCAGCTATCTCGACCAGCTCAAGGCCAACGCCATGATCAAGGTCGAATGACCCGGGCCCTGGTCCTCTCCTGCGGCGACCCGGCCGGGATCGGACCGGAACTTGCGGCAAAGGCCTGGGACCAGCTGCGCGCCGAAGTGCCCTTTGCCTGGATCGGCGATCCGGCGCATCTGCCGACCGGCGCCGCCTGGACCGAAATCCGGACCCCGGCCGAGGCACTGTCGGTCAGCGCCAATGCGCTTCCGGTCCTGGCGCATCCCTTCCCCGCCCCGGCACGTCCGGGTCAGCCCGATCCGGCCAACGCCGCCTCGGTCGTGGCGGTGCTGGACCGCGCGGTCGACCTGGTGATGTCGGGGGCGGCCTCGGGCCTGTGCACCGCGCCGATCAACAAGAAGGTGCTGATCGACGGCGCCGATTTCGCCCATCCCGGCCACACCGAATACCTGGCCGCCCGCGCCGGCGTCGACCGCGTCGTCATGATGCTGGCCGGCCCCGACCTGCGCGTCGTGCCGACCACCATCCACATCGCCCTGTCGGACGTGCCGACGGCCCTCACGCCCGCGCTCCTGCGCGAGACGATAGAAATAACCGCCCGCGACTTGCGCGACCGCTTCGGCCTTGTGGCCCCCCGCATCGCGGTGGCGGGCCTGAACCCCCATGCCGGCGAAGGCGGCGCCATGGGCCACGAGGAACTGGCCTGGATCGCCCCCCTCGTCGAGACGATGAAGGCCGAGGGCCACGCGATCACCGGTCCACACCCCGCCGACACGCTGTTCCACGCCGCCGCGCGCGCCCGCTACGACGTGGCGATCTGCATGTACCACGACCAGGCGCTGATCCCAATCAAGACGCTGGATTTCGACCGCGGCGTGAACGTCACCCTGGGCCTGCCCTTCATCCGCACCTCGCCCGACCACGGCACCGCCTACGACATTGCCGGCAAGGGCATCGCCACCCCGACCAGCCTGATCGAAGCGCTCAAGCTCGCCCAACGCCTGGCCAACGCATGAGCTGCTGTTTCTTTCTCTTTACAAATACCCCGGCGCGCCCCCTGCCGCCCGCACCAAGGCTTCGGACATGAGCGCGATCGACACCCTGCCCCCCCTGCGCGAGGTCATCGCCAGCCACGGCCTTTCGGCGCGCAAATCGCTGGGCCAGAACTTTCTTCTGGATCTGAACCTGACCGCCAAGATCGCCCGTCAGGCCGGTGACCTGTCCGCCTGCGACGTGCTGGAAATCGGCCCCGGTCCCGGCGGCCTGACCCGGGGCCTGCTGGCCGAAGGCGCGCGCCGCGTGGTCGCCGTGGAAAAGGACAGCCGCTGCCTGCCCGCCCTGCACGAGATCGCCGCCGCCTATCCCGGCCGGCTGGAGATCCTGGAAGGCGACGCGCTGCAGATCGATCCCATGGCGCATCTGACGCCGCCGATCCGCATCGCCGCCAACCTGCCCTACAACGTGGGCACGGAACTGCTGGTGCGCTGGCTGACGCCCGCGCAATGGCCGCCGTTCTGGCAAAGCCTGACGCTGATGTTTCAAAGGGAAGTGGCCGACCGCATCGTGGCGCAGCCCGGGTCAAAGGCCTATGGGCGCCTGGCGATCCTGGCCCAGTGGCGGGCCGAGGCGCGGATCGTGCTGTCGCTGCCGCCCGAAGCGTTCACCCCGCCGCCGAAGATTTCCAGCGCCGTGGTGCATCTGACCGCCCTGCCCGAACCGCGCTATCCGGCCGATCCGGCCGTTCTGTCGCGCGTGGTGGCGGCCGCCTTCAACCAGCGGCGCAAGATGCTGCGCGCGGCGCTCAAGGGCGTCGCCCCGGATATCGAGGACCGGCTGGTCGCCGCCGGCCTGAAGCCGACGGACCGTGCCGAAACGGTGCCTCTGGAAGGGTTCTGCGCGCTTGCCCGGGAAGTGGCCGGCACCTAGAAGGGCCGGGCCACTCGGGTCAGCTTGCGGCGGCCTGGCTCGAAGAGCTCTCGGGCGCGTCGTCCGACCCCTTGGCCGATTTCGCCTCGGACGTCTTGTCAGCCGGCGCATCCGCGGCGGCCGCGTCATCCGCAGGCTTGTCCTTCTTCGCCGTCGACCGCTTGCGCGGCGTGGTGCTGCGCGGCGTGCCCGACTTGGTGGACGACTTTGAGCTGCTCGACCGGCCCGAGGTTTTCTTCGGCGCGCTTTCCGGCGTTTCCACCAGGCCGCTGTCGCCTTCCGACGCCTCGTCCGAAGACGAGATGACCTCGATCACGTCAGGCTGCGGCGCTTCGGCGGGATCCGCGGACCGGCCGTTGGAGTCGCGTTCCTGGCGATCGGCCCGCTCGCGGTCGCGTTCGGCCTGGCGTTCGCGGTTCTGCCGCTCCTGCTCCTCCCGACGCTGATCCTGCTCGCGCTGCGCTTCGCTCAGCATGCGCAGATAGTGTTCCGCATGCTGCTGGAAATTTTCGGCCGCCACGCGGTCATTGCCCAGCTGGGCATCGCGAGCAAGCTGGTTGTACTTGTCGATAATCTGCTGCGGCGTTCCCCGCACCTTGCCTTCGGGACCCGAGCTGTCGAACACGCGGTTGACAACGTTACCTCCAGAAGGACGGCTGCGGTTGGACTTAGACCGCGAACGTGATTTGGACGATCTCATCTATTTGCTGTCAGCTTTTTTCTACCGTGTGTCGACCCGCTTCACGCCTCACGCGCTCTTATCGTTTCCAGGTCGACGAC includes these proteins:
- the lptD gene encoding Organic solvent tolerance protein encodes the protein MRRPLLSLIAALWLATPAMAQDVQTDGPAMLVANEVYVTADRKLVAEGQVEAYQGATRLTASRIEYDQASGTLTIEGPIRIEDDQGVIILASAAELDDQLKDGLLTGARLVFNEQVQLAATQMTRAGGRYTQLLKTAVTSCKVCDDGKPPLWSIRARKVIHDEQEKQLYFEDAQLRVMDVPIFYLPRLRLPDPTLKRARGFLIPEIQTTSQLGTGIKVPYFVPIGDSADVTLTPYWSPNTRTLDFRYRQAFWNGNVEFEGAVTRDTLLPDEWRGYLFGNGSFDLKNRFRLDFDVSMASDDAYLKEYGISDADRLRREIELSRSDRDSFFGASAVNFTSLRDSEDAALQPTSMLDVRYQRRSYPSWLGGELRTTLVGHSHARESDEDIIGRDMTRTTAEMMYLHSYFLPNGLRTDLRAGVAGDLFFIRQDSTQNDTEAVLTPQTALTLRYPMIKQTAGGSHLLEPIVQVAWSDVTGDDVPNDESNLVEFDDGNLLALSRFPSDDQREDGLVFAYGLNWTRTPRGKGWGAHASFGQILRDFSSSEFSSSSGLSGNRSDFLVAGQLLYSDDLTLTARSLFDDSFDFTKAEVIGTWDTGRSTLQGSYLWLVADEAEGRSDDAHEIFLDGAYEINRHWTASANWRYDIAEESPTRAGVGLGYINECVELELTVDRRFTSSTTVEPSTIFGFTIALRGFGTADGAERYTSTCQKS
- the surA gene encoding Peptidyl-prolyl cis-trans isomerase SurA — encoded protein: MPKVLIRALRALSVSAGLAAAISPAALTAQNLFAPAITVNGDVVSRYELNQREQFLRLLGAPSDPAKLAQDQLIEDRLKFRAANEYGVTVSPEDLRAGMEEFAGRANLSSDEFVGRLSEAGVSEQTFRDFVQVGVLWRDVVRGRFLSQARPSDAEIDRAMGAGGRGGLRVLLSEIVMPLTPENQDAVRARAEEIAQIKSIDAFSAQAREVSATNTRDQGGRMDWVALNDLPPALRPAILALSPGDVTPPLQLPNAVALFQLRDIGEITGKSTSYSAIDYAMYFIPGGRTAEALSAGQQIANSVDTCDDFYGLAKGQPAGTLQRQSQAPAQIPSDVAVELAKLDPGETSLALTRNNGQSLMLLMLCGRTATANEDASREQVANALTAQRLEAYASSYLDQLKANAMIKVE
- the pdxA gene encoding 4-hydroxythreonine-4-phosphate dehydrogenase, coding for MTRALVLSCGDPAGIGPELAAKAWDQLRAEVPFAWIGDPAHLPTGAAWTEIRTPAEALSVSANALPVLAHPFPAPARPGQPDPANAASVVAVLDRAVDLVMSGAASGLCTAPINKKVLIDGADFAHPGHTEYLAARAGVDRVVMMLAGPDLRVVPTTIHIALSDVPTALTPALLRETIEITARDLRDRFGLVAPRIAVAGLNPHAGEGGAMGHEELAWIAPLVETMKAEGHAITGPHPADTLFHAAARARYDVAICMYHDQALIPIKTLDFDRGVNVTLGLPFIRTSPDHGTAYDIAGKGIATPTSLIEALKLAQRLANA